From the Pongo pygmaeus isolate AG05252 chromosome X, NHGRI_mPonPyg2-v2.0_pri, whole genome shotgun sequence genome, one window contains:
- the LOC134739021 gene encoding uncharacterized protein LOC134739021 — MTVRLADFGCERNRTRESCVSHQLPLGESGARRPHRNVHCPLRWVSLPNRLAPGRSAPYFRSHPTQGGSGQGSRKSERRFRTHARPVPAPSPGAHPQALGLCPGRERVLARPSATHTHTPRPEATRAAAGSLPGAVVGPEVHAPELGPEARGPQLRRRGGARLHRPHFQMASQPRIRNEDTSDLGLGFLFHELEEGDDEKTVGTSVIEAGGEDEKKIWSEPKQGAGAEECHRCAGAAEPMIDENQKGGGGDLEPRHQQP; from the exons ATGACGGTCCGATTAGCGGACTTTGGGTGCGAACGGAACAGAACCAGAGAGTCTTGTGTTAGTCACCAACTACCCCTAGGGGAGAGTGGTGCCAGGAGGCCACACCGCAACGTGCACTGCCCTCTGC GTTGGGTCTCGCTCCCAAATCGGCTGGCACCAGGCAGGTCTGCCCCTTACTTCCGCAGTCACCCCACCCAGGGTGGGAGTGGTCAAGGAAGCCGCAAATCGGAGCGCAGGTTCCGCACACACGCACGCCCAGTCCCCGCGCCCTCACCAGGAGCGCACCCCCAGGCTTTAGGTCTATGCCCCGGCCGCGAGCGCGTGCTAGCAAGGCCTTctgccacacatacacacacgccgCGACCAGAGGCGACCAGAGCAGCGGCCGGCTCCCTGCCAGGTGCAGTCGTGGGACCCGAAGTCCACGCGCCGGAACTGGGACCAGAAGCCAGAGGTCCCCAGCTCAGAAGACGCGGAGGCGCACGGCTTCATCGACCGCACTTCCAGATGGCGTCCCAGCCCAGAATCCGCAACGAAGACACCAGCGACCTCGGCTTGGGCTTCCTGTTCCATGAGCTCGAGGAAGGCGACG ATGAGAAGACTGTAGGGACCTCGGTGATTGAAGCGGGAGGAgaagatgagaagaaaatatgGTCCGAACCCAAGCAGGGAGCAGGAGCAGAAGAATGTCACCGCTGCGCGGGAGCTGCTGAACCCATGATTGACGAGAACCAGAAGGGAGGCGGTGGCGACCTGGAGCCCAGGCACCAGCAGCCTTAG